CGATTCAGCTGCTAATAGGATATTTTGTGTGGCGGCTGAGCAGTCCTGTACCCAGTAACCCTCAGGGCTATCCTGCCCAGAGCGTTCAGGTATACCACATACTACAATTGCTGCCTTAGCTCTGAAAAGCATTTTAGCATAAGGCAAACCATTAGCAAGCTGGTTTAGGGTATTCCTATTGGTAATCGCAATAAATGCCCATGGTTGTAAGTTTCGTGATGAAGGAGCAGCCATTCCTGCACGCATCAATTCTTCAAGTTGCTCTTTAGTTACTTCAACACTTTCATCGTAAAGCCTAACGCTTTTGCGATTATAGATTGCTTTAAGCACAGGGTTGGATTCCATAGTTTTGTCGGTTATTTTATGTTGCTACTAGTTGCTTTTTATTAGGTTTCCGGCCATCTGCCCACAGGCAGCTCCTATATCCTGCCCTCTGGATTGACGAACCGATGATAATACTCCATTTTTCTCTAAACAGCTAATAAATGAGTTTAGTTCTAATTCATTAGGTGCATTGTATGGCGAACCGTTATGACTATTCCAAGAGATAATGTTTAGATGATAATTTATCCCTTTTAACAGATCTGCTATTGCAAAAGCATGTTGCTGGGTCAGATTCACCCCCCCTAAGGCAACATACTCAAATGATAATCTTAACGGTTTTTCTAATGGATTTTGTTTAATAAGATCTATAACCTTAGATATAGGGTTTGTGTTTTCAATTGGCATTAGTTCTTTTCGTTCAGAGTTAATTGGATTGTTTAAACTGATAGCGAGATTACAAAAAGGTTTTTCCAAGAATTGTTTTAGCGGTTCAAGCAATCCAACCGTTGAAATGGTAATATTCGATGCTCCAAAAGCCATTCCCCACTGCGATGTGAAAATTTCAACAGCCTTTTTAACTTCAGTAAAGTTGTCGAAAGGTTCACCCATTCCCATAATTACCAATCTATTTACCTCTTTACAGTCTGGTATACTATAGAGTTGATTAACAATATCTAATGCTGAAAGATTTCCATTAAATCCAATTTTACCTGTTAAGCAAAATTTGCATCCCATTCTACAACCCGATTGCGATGAAATACAGAGTGTATTTCTCTTAATACTTGGCATAAATACAGATTCGAACTGTTGCCCTTTCCTATTACTAAATAGATATTTTTGAGTTTTATCTTTTGATTCTGTTAATTGAGATGGTAGGTATTTGCCAATAGAATAAGCGGAGTCAAGAGATTTTCTAAGAGCATTTGGAATTGATTCGATTAAATCAAAGCTAAATTCATTTTTTTTTGTATAACCATTTTGAAATCGCAATCGCTTGATCTGCTCGTCCATTGAGAGTTTGAACAATTTCTTCTATTTCAGGAAGAGTTTTCCCAAGGAGCGGGGTTTTCATGAGAATAATTTTATATTATACGATTGATTTATAGCAAGATGAATATGTCATAGTAACCGTTTATGAATTACAATCATGGAACACCCATATTTTGTTCATCTCCTTTTGTTTTAGTCTACAACATGGGTGTTTCATCAGTTTGTTAAATTTCAAAAGCAAATTTATTATAATATAGTAAACCCAAACCAATGGTTTTTAAAGAAATAATGGGGAATTTAAAATTTTGATTAAACTCAAGGCTCAAACAATGGTTTTAGAGAATTAATTAGGATAAAAAAACTATTTTTACGCCATAACCACCGGGCCGATTTTATTCTTTCTCATAGCATTAATAACTAGGTTCGGTAAAAGTTGAGCTATATTTGAGAGTCCAATTAATTATCAGCTCAATGAACAAGATAGAATATCAGCTTAACAACGGCTGATATTCTTTTTTTCTAATATCTTTCTCGAAATTCATATTTAGAAACTACTATAAGTGTAAATACGCAACTATTATTTACCTTAGCCCTTCAAAAAAATAACATAAAAATGAGTAATAAAAGCATTCGAAAATATTGTGTACTTTGCCGTTTTGTTATATTCATCTATATTTTTACAATTGTTTTTGTTGTGTCTGGATGCAATAGAAAAATTGGAGTAAAACCCGGAGAACAACCTAAAACAAATACATCAAAATGTAAGTGTAAAAAGAAGAATGCTTTATATTCGAGTTGTTTTACAGTTAATCCATCGGAACACATATTAAGTACTCCTCAGAAAGTAAGTTAAGTTGTTTTGTAAAAATTATTATTTCGCAATAAAATGGATAGTAAAAAAAGAGTTGCAGTAATTGGAAGCGGTAGTTGGGCAACAGCTATCGTTAAAATTCTTCATGAAAATTTGCCCCGTGTAAATTGGTATATTCGTGAGAAAGAAATTATTGGGCACTTAAAAAAGCACCATCATAACCCACAATTTCTAAGTTCGGTTCTTTTCGACACTTCTAAATTGAACATTAGCAATGATATCAACGAAATTGTTAGGAATTCGGATATCCTAATTTTTGTTGTCCCATCTGCTTTTTTAAAGGCATGGCTTGAGCCACTTACTGAATCGTTTGACAAGAAGTATGTTGTTTCAGCCATTAAGGGAATAATTCCACACGACAATACAACAATTGCCGAATATTTTTTTAAAAACCATTCTGTGCCGTTTGATAGACTTGGAATAATAAGCGGGCCGAGCCATGCAGAGGAGGTTTCTCTCGAAAGATTATCATATCTTACCTTTTCGTTTAAGGATAAGGACAAAGCAAAGGAGGTGGCTGCTCTTTTTGAACGTCATTATATAAAAACGGTAACAGGGACAGATATTTATGGAACTGAATATAGTACGGTTTTGAAGAATATTTTTGCCATTGCCGCTGGTATTGCTCATGGGCTTGGTTATGGAGATAATTTTTTGGCCGTATTAACCAGTAATGCTCAGCTTGAAATTCAAAGATTTCTCGATGAAACATATCCAAGTAAAAGAAAAACGAGTACATCTGCATACCTTGGCGACCTTCTTGTTACCTGCTACTCTCAGTTTAGTCGAAATAGAACGTTTGGAACTATGATTGGTAAAGGGTATTCAGTTAAATCGGCAATGCTTGAAATGAGCATGGTGGCCGAAGGGTATAATGCAACAGCATGTATTAAGGAGATTAATGAGAAGTACAAAGTTAAGATGCCTATAACGGATGCTGTATATAATATCCTATATGAAAATATTTCTCCTGCTATTGAGATGAAACTGTTAACGGATAAACTTAAGTAAAGAATAATTTCAAACATTTTCTGTATGCCTAAACTATCAGTAGATATTAGCAACATTTACGAATTCGTAAGCAATAAACAGGTGTTTGCCTACAAAGAAGAGATGATGCGCAATCAAGAACTTCTTGAAACAAAAACAGGCAAGGGTAGTGAATTTCTAGGATGGCTTAATTTGCCTTCATCAATAACTTCGGAAGAGCTAGAGGGTATAGATAAAGTAGCAAAAGATCTGATCTCGAAGAGTGAGGTTGTTGTAGTTGTTGGAATTGGAGGATCTTACTTAGGAGCAAAAGCTGCTATTGAAGCATTAAACAATAGTTTTGCAAATCTATACAATAATAAAAATAAGCCAATTGTACTCTTTGCAGGGCAAAATATCTGTGAGGATTATCATAAAGAATTGCTAGAATTACTTGATACCCGATCTTATTCTATTGTTGTTATTTCAAAATCAGGGACAACGACAGAACCTGCTATTGCATTCCGATTGCTTAAGCAGCATCTTGAGAAAAAAGTTGGAAAGGCTGAGGCTTCGCAACGAATTGTTGCTATAACCGATAAATCTAAGGGCGCATTAAGGAAACTAGCAGATCAAGAGGGGTATCGTACTTTTATTATCTCGGATGATATTGGAGGCCGTTACTCTGTTTTAACACCTGTTGGCTTACTGCCAATTGCTATTGCAGGTTTTAGCATTAGCGATATGATTGCAGGCGCAAAGGACGCAGAAAAGCAAACAAGTTCTGATGTTCGATTCGATGAAAATCCTGCCTGTATTTATGCCTCTGCACGTAATGCTTTATATCGTAAGGGTAAGAATGTTGAGATAATGGTAAACTATACGCCCAAACTTCATTTC
This window of the Bacteroidales bacterium genome carries:
- a CDS encoding 23S rRNA (adenine(2503)-C(2))-methyltransferase RlmN (23S rRNA m2A2503 methyltransferase; methylates the C2 position of the A2530 nucleotide in 23S rRNA; may be involved in antibiotic resistance), with the translated sequence MDEQIKRLRFQNGYTKKNEFSFDLIESIPNALRKSLDSAYSIGKYLPSQLTESKDKTQKYLFSNRKGQQFESVFMPSIKRNTLCISSQSGCRMGCKFCLTGKIGFNGNLSALDIVNQLYSIPDCKEVNRLVIMGMGEPFDNFTEVKKAVEIFTSQWGMAFGASNITISTVGLLEPLKQFLEKPFCNLAISLNNPINSERKELMPIENTNPISKVIDLIKQNPLEKPLRLSFEYVALGGVNLTQQHAFAIADLLKGINYHLNIISWNSHNGSPYNAPNELELNSFISCLEKNGVLSSVRQSRGQDIGAACGQMAGNLIKSN
- a CDS encoding nitroreductase family protein codes for the protein MESNPVLKAIYNRKSVRLYDESVEVTKEQLEELMRAGMAAPSSRNLQPWAFIAITNRNTLNQLANGLPYAKMLFRAKAAIVVCGIPERSGQDSPEGYWVQDCSAATQNILLAAESLGLGAVWTGVFPRPERVQIVKEILGIPEKVIPLNVIPIGCPDGVDKPRDKFRKENIMWESW
- a CDS encoding glucose-6-phosphate isomerase, which codes for MPKLSVDISNIYEFVSNKQVFAYKEEMMRNQELLETKTGKGSEFLGWLNLPSSITSEELEGIDKVAKDLISKSEVVVVVGIGGSYLGAKAAIEALNNSFANLYNNKNKPIVLFAGQNICEDYHKELLELLDTRSYSIVVISKSGTTTEPAIAFRLLKQHLEKKVGKAEASQRIVAITDKSKGALRKLADQEGYRTFIISDDIGGRYSVLTPVGLLPIAIAGFSISDMIAGAKDAEKQTSSDVRFDENPACIYASARNALYRKGKNVEIMVNYTPKLHFLTEWWKQLYGESEGKENKGIFPAGVDFTSDLHSMGQYIQEGERILFETVLSVDSPAKNLVIPNDPDNLDQLNFLSGKRYSEVNKMAELGTILAHIDGGVPSIKITIPELNPYWLGYTMYFFERACALSGYTINVNPFDQPGVEEYKKNMFALLGKPGFEAKGKELRKRLGEF
- a CDS encoding NAD(P)H-dependent glycerol-3-phosphate dehydrogenase translates to MDSKKRVAVIGSGSWATAIVKILHENLPRVNWYIREKEIIGHLKKHHHNPQFLSSVLFDTSKLNISNDINEIVRNSDILIFVVPSAFLKAWLEPLTESFDKKYVVSAIKGIIPHDNTTIAEYFFKNHSVPFDRLGIISGPSHAEEVSLERLSYLTFSFKDKDKAKEVAALFERHYIKTVTGTDIYGTEYSTVLKNIFAIAAGIAHGLGYGDNFLAVLTSNAQLEIQRFLDETYPSKRKTSTSAYLGDLLVTCYSQFSRNRTFGTMIGKGYSVKSAMLEMSMVAEGYNATACIKEINEKYKVKMPITDAVYNILYENISPAIEMKLLTDKLK